In Musa acuminata AAA Group cultivar baxijiao chromosome BXJ3-9, Cavendish_Baxijiao_AAA, whole genome shotgun sequence, a single genomic region encodes these proteins:
- the LOC108951192 gene encoding sugar transport protein 7-like, protein MAGGGVVHGPVGVAKERAQQYKGRVTPYVVMACLVAAVGGSIFGYDIGISGGVTSMDPFLKKFFPVVYRKKNSQSHNNYCEYDNQGLAAFTSSLYLAGLVASLAASPVTRKHGRRASIVCGGISFLVGATLNSAAVNLPMLILGRIMLGIGIGFGNQAVPLYLSEMAPAHLRGGLNMMFQLATTLGIFSANMINYGTEKIKPWGWRLSLGLAAAPAILMTIGGALLPETPNSLVEQGRAEEGRRVLEKIRGTNDVDAELQDMVEASELANSIEHPFRNILERRNRPQLIMAILMPTFQILTGINSILFYAPVLFQSMGFGGNAALYSSVMTGAVLASSTLVSIATVDRWGRRPLLIGGGLQMIVCQVAVAVILGVKFGGDKQLSKDFSIVVVVVFCLFVAAFGWSWGPLGWTVPSEIFPLETRSAGQSITVSVNLLFTFAIAQSFLSLLCSFKFGIFLFFAGWITIMTVFVYVFLPETKGVPIEEMILLWRKHWFWKRVMPPIEVADEGGPAEAELPDTRL, encoded by the exons GAGGTGTCACAAGCATGGACCCGTTCCTGAAGAAGTTCTTCCCTGTCGTCTACCGCAAGAAGAACTCGCAGTCCCACAACAACTACTGCGAGTACGACAACCAGGGCCTCGCCGCCTTCACCTCCTCTCTCTACCTCGCCGGCCTCGTCGCCTCCCTTGCGGCCTCCCCCGTCACCAGGAAGCACGGCCGCCGCGCCAGCATCGTCTGTGGCGGCATCAGTTTTCTCGTCGGAGCCACCCTCAACTCCGCCGCCGTCAACCTGCCGATGCTGATCCTCGGCCGTATCATGCTCGGCATCGGTATCGGGTTCGGGAATCAG GCAGTTCCTCTCTACCTCTCCGAGATGGCGCCGGCGCACCTCCGCGGCGGCTTGAACATGATGTTCCAGCTCGCGACGACCCTGGGAATTTTCTCCGCCAATATGATCAACTACGGCACCGAGAAGATCAAGCCGTGGGGGTGGCGTCTTTCCCTCGGCCTGGCAGCGGCCCCCGCGATCCTGATGACCATCGGAGGCGCCCTCCTGCCGGAGACCCCCAACAGCCTCGTCGAACAAGGGCGGGCCGAGGAAGGCCGCCGCGTCCTGGAGAAGATCCGCGGCACCAACGACGTGGACGCCGAGCTCCAAGACATGGTCGAAGCCAGCGAGCTCGCCAACTCCATCGAGCACCCCTTCCGGAACATACTGGAGCGCCGGAACCGGCCTCAGCTCATCATGGCCATCCTCATGCCCACGTTCCAGATCCTGACGGGCATCAACTCCATCCTCTTCTACGCGCCGGTGCTGTTCCAGAGCATGGGCTTCGGTGGGAACGCGGCGCTCTACTCCTCCGTCATGACCGGCGCCGTGCTCGCCTCTTCCACGCTTGTTTCCATCGCCACCGTCGACAGGTGGGGGAGAAGACCGCTGCTGATCGGCGGCGGATTACAGATGATCGTGTGTCAGGTTGCAGTGGCCGTCATACTAGGCGTCAAGTTCGGCGGCGACAAGCAGCTGTCGAAAGACTTCTCCATCGTCGTCGTCGTGGTGTTCTGCCTCTTCGTTGCCGCCTTCGGGTGGTCGTGGGGGCCGCTGGGGTGGACGGTCCCGAGCGAGATATTCCCGCTGGAGACGAGGTCGGCCGGGCAGAGCATCACGGTGTCGGTGAACCTCCTCTTCACCTTCGCCATCGCCCAGTCCTTCCTCAGCCTCCTCTGCTCCTTCAAGTTcggcatcttcctcttcttcgccgGTTGGATCACCATAATGACCGTCTTCGTCTACGTCTTCCTCCCGGAGACCAAAGGGGTGCCTATCGAGGAGATGATACTGCTGTGGAGGAAGCACTGGTTCTGGAAGAGAGTCATGCCACCTATCGAAGTGGCGGATGAAGGCGGACCAGCAGAAGCAGAGTTGCCTGATACGAGGCTTTAA
- the LOC135649744 gene encoding uncharacterized protein LOC135649744, which produces MGAAVLRSQDCLQGRLHLDAFGSRSPQLPSTKPHRKKPPVSSATTPMKPGRGCPPRSTPSPPPKAKPPRPVRQWPSPENEGATDGMTRPRRVLVMEEVKILKRGEQLKPVASPPADALPDWADSVFCPTSRLGPGPDDLPRKLGFFDLKPVYAGPGFVVSPSPSSLPLPSFCLKKSGVAGK; this is translated from the coding sequence ATGGGTGCAGCAGTGCTCCGATCCCAGGATTGCCTCCAAGGGCGACTACATCTCGACGCCTTCGGATCTCGTTCTCCGCAGCTGCCGTCGACGAAGCCCCATCGGAAGAAGCCCCCTGTCTCGTCCGCCACCACTCCGATGAAGCCTGGCCGAGGCTGCCCTCCGCGATCGACCCCGTCGCCGCCTCCAAAGGCCAAACCGCCGCGGCCCGTAAGGCAATGGCCATCGCCCGAGAACGAGGGCGCCACCGACGGCATGACGCGCCCAAGGAGGGTTCTCGTCATGGAGGAGGTGAAGATCCTGAAGCGCGGCGAGCAGTTGAAGCCGGTGGCGTCCCCGCCCGCGGATGCCCTACCGGACTGGGCCGACTCGGTTTTTTGCCCGACGAGTCGGCTCGGGCCGGGCCCGGACGACCTGCCGAGGAAGTTAGGGTTCTTCGATCTCAAACCCGTGTACGCTGGGCCGGGGTTCGTCGTCTCCCCCTCGCCGAGCTCACTCCCCTTGCCGAGTTTCTGTTTAAAGAAGTCTGGTGTGGCCGGGAAGTAA